The genome window AGGAAAGAGAGAAATTCTGCATCACCGACGAAGAGGCGCTGAGGCTCGCCGGCCAGGCGATCGAGATCGAGGACCACTATAGCGCCAAGGCCGGCGCGCGCCGCCCCATGGACATCGAATGGGCCAAGGACGGTCTCGACGGCCGTCTCTACATCGTGCAGGCCCGCCCCGAAACCGTGGCGTCGCGCCGCGACCGCAACATTGCCGAAATCTATAAGGTGACGAAGCACGGCGGGGTGAAAGTCGAAGGGCGCGCGGTCGGCGCGAAGATCGCCAGCGGCAAGGCGCGCGTGATCGAGCGCGCCAGCGAGCTTTCAACCTTCGTGCCGGGCGAGATCCTCGTCGCCGATACGACCTCGCCCGACTGGGGCACGGTCATGAAATCGGCCGCCGCCATCGTGACGAACCGCGGCGGTCGCACGTGCCATGCGGCGATCGTCGCGCGCGAACTTGGCATTCCGGCCATCGTCGGCACGGACGCGGCGACGCGACTCATTCGCACCGGCGACATGATCTCTGTGAGCTGCGCCGAGGGCGACGTCGGGAAGGTCTATGAAGGCGGCATCGAGTTCGAGGTGGAGCGCGTCGATCTTTCGACTCTGACGAAGCCCGCCACCCATGTGATGATGAACGTCGGCAATCCCGACATCGCTTTCGGTCTTGCCGCTCTGCCCAACGACGGCGTCGGCCTTGCGCGCATGGAGTTCATTATTGCCGACTCGATCAAGGCGCATCCGATGGCGCTCGTTCACCCGGAGCGGCTCGGCGCGCGCGAACGCGCCCAAATTGCGCGACTGGCCGCCAATTGTGCAAGCCCCAGCGAATTCTTCGTGAAGCGCTTGTCCGAAGGCGTCGGCGCGATCGCGGCGGCGTTTTATCCAAAGCCCGTCGTCGTGCGCATGTCCGACTTCAAGAGCAATGAATATGCCTCATTGCTCGGCGGAGAGGTTTTCGAAACGCAGGAAGCCAATCCGATGATCGGCTTTCGCGGCGCGTCGCGCTATGCTCACCCTGCTTACCGGGAAGGCTTCGCGCTCGAATGCGCCGCAATGACCCGCGTGCGCGACGAGATGGGTCTGACCAACGTCAAGCTGATGATTCCCTTCTGCCGCCGGATCGAAGAAGCGGAGAAGGTCATGTCGCTGATGCGCGAACTCGGTCTCGAACGCGGCAAGAACGGGCTCGAAATCTACGTGATGTGCGAAATTCCAAACAACGTCATGCTTATCGACGACTTCTCCAAACATTTCGACGGTTTTTCGATCGGCTCGAACGATCTGACGCAACTGACGCTTGGCGTCGACCGCGACTCCGAAACCGTCGCCTTCGACTTCGACGAGCGGGACGAAGGCGTCAAGGAGATCATTCGTTTGGCGGTCGAAGGGGCCAAGCGCAACGGTCGGCACTGCGGCATTTGCGGCCAGGCGCCCTCGGATTATTTGGAGATCGCTGAATTCCTCGTGCGCTTGGGAATCGATTCGATCAGCCTCAATCCCGACACGGTCTTGCAGACCACAAGACGCATCGTCGACCTGGAGAAGCGTCTTGGTCGAGAGCCGCGCAAGGCGGATTGACCGGTCCGGCGCGTCTTTGCATTCATTCAAACACCATCCACCCTCGGCGCCCGCGCAAGGCGTCGATTCGCTCGTGGCGCGCGTCGCCGAATAAAGGAAAAGCAAATGAGCGCAGCCGCCAACCGGAAAGTCCTCGCGACGATGGCTCCCGCGGCCGGACTTGTGGGAGTCGCCGCGGCGCTGCATTTTGCGCAAGCAGGACCCATCGTGAACTTCATCGCCTCGGCTTTGGCCCTGGCGAGCGTCGCGCATGTGATTGGCGAAGCCACCGATCAGCTTGGCAATCACCTCTCGCCGGCGGCGACGGGCATTGTTCAGTCGGCGGTCGGCAATCTGCCGGAACTGTTCGTCTGCATCTTCGCGCTCCGGGCCGGGCTGCTGACCGTCGTGCAGGCGTCGCTGATCGGCTCCATTCTGTCGAACGCGCTTCTTGTCCTGGGCCTCGCTTTTATCAGCGGCGGGTGGAGGGTCGGCGTCCTTCACTTCGAAAGTCAGACGCCGCGAATGATCGCGACGCTGCTTCTGCTGGCGGTGTCGGCGCTGGTGCTGCCGACGCTCGCGCAGGAGCTGCATCTGCCGAGCGGCGCGCATGAGCAGGAGCTCGCCGTCGTCTGCGCGATCGTGCTTCTTTTCGTTTTTGTTGTGCTCACCCATGCGATGCTCAGTCAGGGGCAGCGCACGCTGCCGGCCGAGACCCATGCGCGCGCGCATGCATGGTCGCTCGGCGCCGCGATCGGCGTTCTCGCGGCCTGCGGCGGCGGCGCCGCCTTCGTCTCCGACTGGTTTGTCGACGCGCTCGGTCCGGCGATCGAAACGCTGGGCGTCAGCGAAGCCTTCTCGGGCCTTGTAATCGTCGCCATCGCCGGCAACGCCGTCGAAAACGTCGTTGGAATTCGGCTCGCGGCGCAAGGCAAGGCCGATCTCGCGGTCAGCGTTATTCTGAACTCGGCGCTTCAGGTCGCCGTGGCGCTTATTCCGATTCTGGTGCTCGTCAGTTTTGCGATGGGCGGCGCGGCCCCGTTCACGCTCGCCATTCCGCCGATTCTTGCGGCGGCCATGTTTCTTTCAGTGCTCGTGGTCACAGTGGTCACCGTCGACGGCCGGGCGGACATGGTCGACGGGGCGGCGCTGGTCGGTCTTTACGTCATTGTCGCGGCGATCTTCTGGTGGGGCTAGACCGCCCGTCCCCGGCGCCAATGCGACCTTTTCACACGCCTACGCCTTTTCCGGCCGCGAAGGGATGAGCGCCGTCGCTCTCGCCCTATATCTCTCGCCCTGAAGGCGCCGCGCAGCCGACGCGGCTAGCGTCGTGCGGGTAAACAGATCGCGGCGATGGGAGGGACTCATGAAAACAACAATAGCGATCATCGTCGCCGGCGTCCTCGCCTGCGGCGGAGCGGCCCAGGGCGGCGCAGTCGAAGCGCATCGCGTGTTTCTTCCGCAAAACATGAAATGGGAGCCGGCGCCGAGTTCGCTGCCCGGCGGCGCCGAAATGGCGGTGCTGTACGGGGATCCAGGCAAAGAAGGCGACTTCGTCGTCAGGATCAAAGCGCCGAAAGGCTACCGCGTCCCACCACACACGCATTCCAAGGCCGAACTCGTCACGATCATCTCCGGCGCCTTCAGTTTCGGTCGAGGACAGGCGGCCGACCGCGCCACGGTCGAGAAGCTGCCGGCGGGAAGCTTCATTTCGATGCCCGCCGGCGTGCTGCATTATGTTTTCGTCGACGAGGATTCAGTGCTCCAGATCAACGCCGCCGGTCCTTGGCAGATCGACTATTACGATCCGAAAGACGACCCGCGGCTGAATATTGCGCCTGCGGGGGCGCCTGCGCGCTAAGCGAAAACGCTCAAAGAAAACGGCTCGCGCCTTTACATCCGAGGTCGCGAGCCGTTCCGTGTAGGGCTACCGCGGGCAGCGGCCGCCTCTCGATGAAAACCTAGGCCCAGCGCAACGGAATGCAAGCAGGGCCGTTGCGCCCTCGTCCGCCCCCGGAGCTCGCGAGGAACATTTGCCGAGCGTGAGAGTTGCGCTTTGAAACTGTCGCGCAAGGGGCGCGCCCGGACAAGCGGAGTTCAGCCATGCTCTCGACCGTCCTGATTGTCGTTCTGCTGTTGTTGCTTATCGGCGCCCTGCCGACATGGCCTTACAGCTCTGGATGGGGATATGGCCCCGGCGGAATTGTCGGCGCCCTGCTCGCAATCGTCCTCGTGATGGCGCTCATCGGCAGGCTGTAGCAATTTGGAGCCGGCGCGGCGTAGCGATGGCTTGCGCGGGGTTGCGCAATGACCGAGACGAGAATGGCGCCGCTCGAGCGCGGTCGCGCCGAATCTGACGGCCCGCCATCGAGCGCCGCCCGGCGGGTGGGATTCGTTCGACGTCACCCGGCGCTTATCCTCTTGGGCGCGCTGGCGCTGATCATGCTCGGCGTCGGCGGGTTTATTTACTGGGACTATGCGTCGCATTTCGAAACGACCGACGACGCTTTCGTCGACGCGCGCCAATATTCCATTTCTCCGAAAGTCTCCGGCTATCTCACCGCGGTCGAGGTGACCGACAATCAACATGTCTCCCCCGGCGACGTCATCGCGCGCATCGATCAGCGCGACTATCGAATTGCCCTCGCTGACGCGGAGGCTCAACTCGCCGCGGCGCAAGCGAGCGCGAAGAATCTCGATGCGCAAATCGCCGCGCAGCGCGCTCAGATCGGCGCCTCCGAAGCTCAAGTCGAGCAGTCCCAGGCTGCGCTGCGCTTCGCCCAGCAGGAGGCGACGCGATCTCGCACGCTTGTCCAGCGCGGCACCGGCACCGTGCAACGCCAGCAGCAAACCTCGTCGCAGCTCGGGCAAGAACAGGCCCGACGCGAGCGCGCCGGCGACACGCTTCAGGCGGCGCGCGCTCAGGTCCAGTCGCTCGAGGCGCAGCGCGCGACGGCGGAGGCGCGGATCGGGCAGGCCAGCGCGCAGGTCGATAAGGCGCGCCTCGACCTCTCTTATACGACGGTGAAGGCCGCCGAATCTGGCCGCGTCGTTCGACTGACAGCGGCGGTTGGCCAGCTTGTGCAGGCCGGCACAAGCCTTGCGATGTTTGTTCCCGACAACATCTGGGTGACCGCAAATTTCAAGGAGACGCAGCTCGACGACATGCGGCCGGGCCAGCCCGTGCAAATGCGCATCGACGCTTATCCCGAACGCGAGTTCAGGGGCCGCGTCGTCAGCGTTCAGCCGGGCTCCGGCACGGCGTTCTCGCTGCTCCCGGCCGAGAACGCCACAGGCAATTACGTCAAGATCGTTCAAAGAGTGCCCGTAAAAATCTCGTTTAGCGATTTGCCGTCCGACGTGGTGCTGGGTCCTGGGATGTCGGTCGTCCCGAGCATTCGCGTGCGCCCGCAGCTCTCGATCTACGAACGTTTGAGAACCCGATTGTGAGCGTCGCAGACGACGTCGGCGCCGCCGGGGAAGCGTCGGATTCCCCTAATCCTTGGCTGATCGCCATGGTCGTCTCGGTCGCGACCTTCATGGAAGTTCTGGACACGACCATCGCCAATGTGGCCCTGCCCTATATCGCCGGCGGCATGGGCGTCTCGCCCGACGAAGCCACCTGGGTGGTGACGACCTATCTCGTCTCTAATGCGGTGATCCTGACGGCAAGCAGCCATCTGGCGAAGGCGCTTG of Methylocystis sp. SC2 contains these proteins:
- a CDS encoding DUF3309 family protein — protein: MLSTVLIVVLLLLLIGALPTWPYSSGWGYGPGGIVGALLAIVLVMALIGRL
- a CDS encoding HlyD family secretion protein is translated as MTETRMAPLERGRAESDGPPSSAARRVGFVRRHPALILLGALALIMLGVGGFIYWDYASHFETTDDAFVDARQYSISPKVSGYLTAVEVTDNQHVSPGDVIARIDQRDYRIALADAEAQLAAAQASAKNLDAQIAAQRAQIGASEAQVEQSQAALRFAQQEATRSRTLVQRGTGTVQRQQQTSSQLGQEQARRERAGDTLQAARAQVQSLEAQRATAEARIGQASAQVDKARLDLSYTTVKAAESGRVVRLTAAVGQLVQAGTSLAMFVPDNIWVTANFKETQLDDMRPGQPVQMRIDAYPEREFRGRVVSVQPGSGTAFSLLPAENATGNYVKIVQRVPVKISFSDLPSDVVLGPGMSVVPSIRVRPQLSIYERLRTRL
- a CDS encoding calcium:proton antiporter, which codes for MSAAANRKVLATMAPAAGLVGVAAALHFAQAGPIVNFIASALALASVAHVIGEATDQLGNHLSPAATGIVQSAVGNLPELFVCIFALRAGLLTVVQASLIGSILSNALLVLGLAFISGGWRVGVLHFESQTPRMIATLLLLAVSALVLPTLAQELHLPSGAHEQELAVVCAIVLLFVFVVLTHAMLSQGQRTLPAETHARAHAWSLGAAIGVLAACGGGAAFVSDWFVDALGPAIETLGVSEAFSGLVIVAIAGNAVENVVGIRLAAQGKADLAVSVILNSALQVAVALIPILVLVSFAMGGAAPFTLAIPPILAAAMFLSVLVVTVVTVDGRADMVDGAALVGLYVIVAAIFWWG
- the ppsA gene encoding phosphoenolpyruvate synthase — translated: MNKTADSTNSKETKPAHSAFGRFIRFFNEVNIADVPLVGGKNASLGEMYRELTAKGIQVPNGFAVTAEAYRYTLDTAGVWAALREALDGLDPSDVDDLAKRAARARDIVYGAPTPPDVEAEIRSALARLTDEYGSDLTVAVRSSATAEDLPSASFAGQHDTYLNVRGPAAVLDAIRHCFASLFTDRAIRYRIDNGFDHFKVFNSVGVMKMVRSDLAASGVVFTIDTESGFEDVVFITGAYGLGENVVQGAVDPDEFYVFKPTYRQGKRAVLKRALGAKKIRMVFSDRGRTTTRNIPTDAKEREKFCITDEEALRLAGQAIEIEDHYSAKAGARRPMDIEWAKDGLDGRLYIVQARPETVASRRDRNIAEIYKVTKHGGVKVEGRAVGAKIASGKARVIERASELSTFVPGEILVADTTSPDWGTVMKSAAAIVTNRGGRTCHAAIVARELGIPAIVGTDAATRLIRTGDMISVSCAEGDVGKVYEGGIEFEVERVDLSTLTKPATHVMMNVGNPDIAFGLAALPNDGVGLARMEFIIADSIKAHPMALVHPERLGARERAQIARLAANCASPSEFFVKRLSEGVGAIAAAFYPKPVVVRMSDFKSNEYASLLGGEVFETQEANPMIGFRGASRYAHPAYREGFALECAAMTRVRDEMGLTNVKLMIPFCRRIEEAEKVMSLMRELGLERGKNGLEIYVMCEIPNNVMLIDDFSKHFDGFSIGSNDLTQLTLGVDRDSETVAFDFDERDEGVKEIIRLAVEGAKRNGRHCGICGQAPSDYLEIAEFLVRLGIDSISLNPDTVLQTTRRIVDLEKRLGREPRKAD
- a CDS encoding cupin domain-containing protein, which encodes MKTTIAIIVAGVLACGGAAQGGAVEAHRVFLPQNMKWEPAPSSLPGGAEMAVLYGDPGKEGDFVVRIKAPKGYRVPPHTHSKAELVTIISGAFSFGRGQAADRATVEKLPAGSFISMPAGVLHYVFVDEDSVLQINAAGPWQIDYYDPKDDPRLNIAPAGAPAR